The segment GTTAGGAATAacgagagaggagagagagacttTAAGAATGAGTTACAGGGGGAAAGAGAATGTAAGAAGGGTGTAAAGGTCAAGCCGAAACCAAATTGTAATAGAAGTTGTATGTGTCAAGTCATGAGTAAATCACTAATTTGGATCTTTATTAGGAGAATCATCTAATTCTCCCTATTAAATAAGTACTTCAAACATTTCCAAATAACACATCTGACGTTAAATAGAGATTCAATGATCGACAGAACATAGGGATCCACATATGTTGCGGGTCAGATCATTATGCAATTTATATACAGAGGCATAATATGATTGTCATCAGCATTTTGAATcaagtaaaaaataatttacagcGCTAATGATGCATAAGCATCATTCCAAAATACTAAATATGTTTATTCAATCAAGTTTACATTTGGGTAAGAATGAATGTAATCAATGTGTAAGTAGTTTAGTTTCTTAGGCCGATGTCTCATTTtctcaaaaatacatttttttctttagtctTTTATgcaaattaaatgaaaataatacttacaaaatattttcagCATGGTacaaaaaatattgtcaaataaTGATTCCACAAAAAGATTTATAGTAGTgtaatatacatgaatttttATAAGATATATAAGAATTGGTCGTTATAGTTTGTAAGAGCATCTGCAACAATGGTCTTTAGCacaattttttctaaaaattattataaacctagggtcggcccgccctacgggcggaatgtgaactataaaataatttcaacggctaatatacaaattaaaaacattaagatCTGGATACTAAAATTTTAGGCATGTATATCCGGATCCGgaccagttatatatttttaaaatatttaaacataattatatctatatatgtatactataaatatttagtttaaaatgtctatttttattttgtttaacatttaatatatacttattttaatgtgatgtgttctaatttttatttgatgtatatgttgtgagaccatactattataattattatttatattttttgttgtgggtttttagtttgatgaaaacataattttattacaattgaCCAATTTTCCTATAcagtatagttttattttagaaatgagaatatccaaatatgttttatttgtttatttatatttgatctaacttgTATTGTCAATGTTTTTCCCTTTTATATCATCTATATCATTCAAAATGTgtaattataaagatttatacatcatataagtttttttattctacTTCATCTATTCCTATTCTTAGAAGAAATAAGATTAATCTTCTATGTCATTTGATTGGATTTTGTAAGTTGTTCTATAAcagtgatttatatttatattaaagtttattaatatttttaaaagcattaatacatatagaatttatagaaatttcattTGCGAAAACATAgttaaactataatatatatttttaaattacttttgtttgtatttataatcatacatttgcaagttaaactataaccataaaataaataattatattccacGAACGGATTATGAGCCTCACAAAATTTGGAGTATTTTAAAGCtgggaaagaaaaagaaaaattggagtatcttatatatttgataatatatccAAGGTTTGAGAATACCCATAAGCGTATGGACATTGTATAGTCAGAAAGcttgaagttgtggttgctccGGGTAATGCCAATGGTCGCTGGCCTCACCTGCTCGCCGACGAATAGCTTGCCAACCCCACAAGACGCTGCCTTTttcagagagatgaagagatcgCGATCTCCGGAAGATTATAGATTTTGCCGGAAACGACGCATcgaaggtttatatatataaggatcTAGCAGACGAAGAGCGCAATAGGTTGATCCGTAGTGGAATGGAGAATAAAGACGATTTAAGattaaaccacaaacaccattaCAGAATCTAGAAAGTCTCAGCGCCAAATGAAAACAGACGAAGAACACGAAGGAGAACATCTGTTTAGGGATTCCGTAGAACAGTGTCGATGGGCCTAGTGCCGAAGAGCATTTTATTTGCGCTGGACGAAGCCCACTGCGAAGCCCATTTCGAGAGAACAAAGTTTAAGTGATACGGTGCGTATCTGATGTGTCAACTCGTGAGATTTCTAATTTATGACGTGGACgctgatgtgtcagcaggagagattcaactctcttttatatatatagattatacGGGTCCCACTTCATTTATGTTTTTGTGCCAACAAAAGCTCAAAACTCTTTAGCTAAGGATTGATTCGGTGGAGTCTCTATTAACTATTTGCGGGCTTCACTGATAGTGGCCCGCAATtgattagaaattttttttaaaccgaaaaaaataattaagaaataaaaaatcactTTTTTAAGGATTTTAGTGGAGGTAGACAGTTGCGGATGCTCTAATATCACAATTATCTACTCTTAAAAAAAATTCGTATGTAATTTCTTAGCTGGCAAAATATTGTGGCTCAGTGGGGTTTGAAGGTAACTATTTGAAGTTATTAACCTCAGACATTAACATGCACAAAAAAGAACTCAGACATCAACCAtcagaaaagataaaaaaaaacttcatgaTTTATAACACACAGAAAATTATAAAAGGAAAACTTGCGCGTAAGCAATGAAGAATTGTTTTTGACAGCGTATGATAAACATTTACAATGTCAAACcgcggttagtaaaatataaagcGACCCCTAAAAGTTGAAAAAGAGTAGTAGTAGTTGTTGATGGATTTGAATTGAACATTTTAATCTAATAATTAACCTAaagtctttctttttctctctcctcgTGACCTTTAAAAGCCTCCTCCAATATTCCAAACCCAAAACAAGACAGACAGACAACacgaaagaaaaacaaaaaatcaaaaatggCGGTGAAGAAGAAAATCTCTTGGAGATCATTAGTCGCTAGCTGTTTAGGGGATCCAGATATCACAATGGATCCTCCACAGAAACCCAAGAGAAAAGATGAGGTCATCAAGAAACAGAGCTCGTTTCAGAGACTATCGGTTCTTGATTTGAGCAACCCGAGTTCCAACACTTTATCAGAAGACTTATCGATTTCTCTCGCTGGCTCAGATCTTCACAAATTCACGCTCGGCGAGCTAAAAGTCATTACACAATGTTTTTCCTCAACCAACTTCCTCGGTGAAGGAGGGTTTGGTCCTGTTCATAAAGGATTTGTTGATGATAAGCTTCGTCCTGGTCTTAAAGCTCAGCCTGTTGCTGTTAAATTGCTCGATCTTGAAGGTCTTCAAGGTCACCGTGAATGGCTGGTTCGTAATTTCATTCTATTTCAGTTTCCCCTAATTAATTAATCTTCTTAACTCGTTCTGGCTCttaatcttttttgttttatggtttTCAGACAGAAGTCATGTTTCTCGGACAACTTAAACACAAAAATCTTGTGAAACTGATTGGCTATTGCTGCGAGGAAGAACATAGGACTCTTGTTTACGAGTTTATGCCTCGTGGAAGCTTAGAGAATCAACTTTTCAGAAGTAAGTTTCTATATCTATGTTTCTTGTTTATTAAATACGACGAAATTCCGACaagaaattaaatttctaaattgcatggttttataattcaaatttaCAGGATATTCAGCGTCGCTTCCATGGTCAACGAGGATGAAGATCGCTCATGGAGCTGCAACGGGTCTTCAGTTTCTTCATGAAGCAAAAAATCCTGTAATATATCGGGATTTCAAAGCTTCCAATATCTTGTTAGATTCGGTAAGCAATAAGTTTCAAATTTATAACTTCTGAATTTCAAACTCTCTTTCAAGTTCTAATCtcaaattgttttattttcaggATTACACAGCTAAACTCTCTGACTTTGGATTAGCCAAAGACGGACCAGAAGGAGACGACACGCACGTTTCAACGCGCGTGATGGGCACGCAAGGTTACGCAGCACCTGAATACATCATGACCGGTCATCTAACAGCGAGGAGTGACGTCTATAGCTTCGGAGTTGTGTTACTCGAGCTTTTGACCGGTAGGAGATCAGTAGACAAGAAAAGATCTTCAAGGGAACAAAATCTTGTGGATTGGGCTCGTCCAATGCTAAAGGACGCTCGTAAACTTGATAGGATCATGGACCCGAGGCTTGAAGGTCAATACTCAGAGgcaggtgcaaagaaagcagcGGCTTTGGCTTACCTGTGCTTAAGCCATCGACCCAAGAACCGTCCTTGTATGAGCACGGTCGTCTCTATCCTCAACGATCTTAAGGACTATAATGATATTCCCATGGGGACATTCACTTACACGGTTCCGAACACTCCCGAGAAGTCAGTTTCCGATAATAGAGAAGACGAAGGTCGTGTTAGGGAAAGTAATAAGCCTCGTAAGAGTCATCATCATCGAGAAAACAATCATCATCATCGATTATCGCCAACAGCTAACTCTCCTAGGACTAAGTCTCCAACACCTAAGTCGCCCGGCGGAGGAAACCACCGGACAACTTTGAGAAATGGACTGAACTCGCCTATGAGAAGTGAGGCTGGTGGCGAACGGTACTAAGTTTTCTGGTCTCACCTACtcttcaaattattattataaaaaagtcttatgtaaataattaaatagtttattgtttttcatctctgaaattgtttttttatatacaaatatcttTTTGTGAAAAATGTTAGATGGTCTTTTCGTTGGGGATCAATTtcatttctatatatttgtcgtttgttttgtttgatcaaaTCAAAGTATGCAGAGTGGTCCAACATGATGTTATTCTTTATGAACATCTTGTATATATAGAAGACGCGTTATTCACCGTTTTGCTTCTTCGTTTTTGTCTTTCGCCAGCTTTTATGCACTTCCTCATTAAAAGGGCAATACTCTGATTTTAATGAACTAAGAGAGAGTAGTAAAAGATAGCTATGATAGTGTCAGTACAACTTCAAAGCATCGTTTTATACTGTTTTGTTCTTTGGTCTGAGTTTGGTTTACCATTTTATTGGTTGACAACAATAGGAATGATAAACTCTTCACCGCAACGACAAAAGATTTACCAACCAAAAACTCATTTTATTATTACTAAAACTTTTTTAATAGCGTCTGGCACATTTTCTTTGAAAAACTATCATAATGATAATTTTCTTcctttgaaaatttaaaactacCACCACGATACATCCGTGATCACAACTAGGCCTAATCACAACAAATACAATACATAAAAAATTTTCATTTCGTAATTTCTTAATTATAAACTGTAGATATGTAATCTTTATAAAACtgataaatgtatatatataatgttccGACCGTCTACGGCTAAGAAACCTTCCTTTAATTTTTGAAACCTCGAAAGTTTTATTCATTGACCTTGTAAtcaccaaatattttttttcgtgTTTTGACTTCACTTGCACGATATTGCGAACCAGTTTGTCAATAGATCACATATCATTCCGCTACTCGAGTCCAAACACACTTAACTCTGAAGTTTTAAATGGATAGTTGATcgaaaagataaatatatttgattatttgacGACATAGATAATTAAATCAATTTCTTGACAAACCGGATGTTATAATTCATCCTCTTTCATGTTGCGTCTAGAATCATTACCCAAATTAGTGTGAGCTCTTACTGACTCAAACTCGTATGTGTTCTGCTCTGATACTACTTACAATGCTCCGACTGCTCATGGCTAATAGGCCTTCCACGTCCATAGGTCACATTCCATGCGACGGGCGGTgaattattttttccaaaaaaaatcgaAAGTCTTATTTACTGACCCTCCAATCATCAcataatcttttatttattttaattttattcgtACGATATCGCGAATCACTATCCAATATATCACCATCTTACAACTACTTCAACCCAAACTTATCAATTCGCTTAATTCTGAAATTTTTAATGGATAACTAATCAATTCTTTTAGGTCTTTTCATATACCACCTTAATGTTACAATATGATTCAGTTCGAACCGGAATGTTACCATATGATTCAGTTCGACTCGTTGAAACTAATTAAGCATCATAGGAATCAACTGTTAACTTCGGTCAGAAAAAAATCAAAGGAATTTCTTCTTTCTCAGTATTCAATGTTTTGCTAGGGAAAAGttactattttttctttctattgtAACCACTTAGTTTGATCAATctcatataatatattaatatttgtaaataagATCTAAAATATTTGGACATTCCTATGGTGGATATTAAGTTTTCTCcaacttaaaaacaaaaataatatttttctccaATTTTTGCATCATAACTGAATTGTCATGAAGGCGACTAATTATCTGCCGTGGACGTGAGAAAACCTCCAAACCATTTAGGATCAAGCTTAGAGTTAGTGGCATGGATTTacatgaatttttatatatcaggccacaatattttggttttcttttcagCTCTTTCAAGATCCTCTGTAATTCCTCTGCTTTAGGATGCTTCTCTCCttatgattaaaatttaatgttcaaaaaaagCTATCTTGGTTTTCACAAATCCTAGCATGTTTGGTTTGCGTTTTGCTCGAATGACGTGTACGTATATATGCATTACTAATACTTGATGATTAGGGATATATTATATAGTCACCTAGTTTGAATCATTTGGATACAGCTTGTGGATTTGGTTTTCTTATATCTAAATTACGcgttcatatatattaataaattggCAGACAAATATCTGAGACCAAATCGGTCTTCAGAGTTTGTAAGAGTCAAATGACAGAGAAGCTAACGATTTGGATTTTCCATGTAAAGACTCTTAACTTCCTGCAAATCACCTACTAATCTCCCACTATGCCCAATTGCTAATTTAAAATTACGATAATAGTGTGCAAAATCGTAGGAATACAGCtgaagtaagaaaaaaaaagaaagaatatatGCATGTGTACAAAAGAAGAATTCTATTTAAGATGTTCAGTATTGAGGGATCCGAACTGGATTTAATGAAGCCCTAACTAGTGTGGAATCTCTTTGTTGATATTGAGGGTGGTTTGGGTCGAACTTTCTGATGTTTTGATAGTTGGATGGATGGTTTGTGGAGGAAGGCCGAGATCGAGATGATTCTTCGGTGAAGATCTATGTACTGATCAACACTTATTTTGATGCGCCAGTATCATGAGAGGTGTTTCACAAACAATCATCAAGGTAAAATGATTTGCAGAGAATTAATTCCTATGCATATGATTTTCAAAAACTGAATAAGAAATTCACAGATTTGAAAGAGTTTTTAAACAAAAAGGGAAATGATCCTTATCcattatattaaaaaagttcttattcatgtgtgatatttaaaaaaaagaccCTAACTAGAAAGTCATGTTTCATTTATTCTTTAATAACATTTTTACTTAATTAATCACTTTAGTACTTTAATACATACGCCTTAAACGGTCCTTTTAACcaatatcataattaattttttagtcATCTTCAACGGATTTGGTCTGTTATAGAACACTTCAATATATGATTCTAATTTTTCTCTCCTAGAGTTAACGATAAAACTATGTGAAATACGTGGATACTCCACTGATCTACGATGTCATCTACCTAATAGTGATCTCGAGACAGTAATCTCCGTTAAATCTGTCGAGGAACTAGCAAACATAGTCGAGAAGTATGATAGCATCTCATGAGCCACCTTTGAGATCGCATAGAAAAGAACCGCCGTCATCTTCAAGCGGTGATCGCATCTCAGAGAAGCTCGATGTGACAACAAATTCGATGGAGGAGTCATAGATTGCGGAGTTCGTTACGATAGGGGCGGAGTCAAAGCCGCGAATAAAACGATAGTAAACAACCTAAAAAAGAGACTTGatctaaaaaaatctaaatggaGAGAGGAACTGAACGACGTGCTCTGGGCATTGCCGAACAATGCCCCATACGGCAACCCAAGAAACCCCATTCTCCCTCTCATATGGAATCGAGGAAGAAATACCAGCTGAGATCGAAGTACCATCCCAGCGACGAAGGATGTGCCCAGATAACGTCAAACTAAAAGAAGAATTGCTAATCGACCATCTAGACATGATCGAAGAACGACGAGAAAAAGCAGCAGTACGCATACAAAACTACCAGCAAGCCGCAGCTCGCTACTATGATTCAAACGTAAGAGACCGCAACTTCTCAATCGGTGACCTAGTCCTACGAAAAGTGTTCGacggaacaaaagaaaaaggcgCAGGAAAAATAGGAACGAGATGGGAAGGTccttacaaaataaaaataacgaAAGAAGTACGCGACAACGCCAACGAGCTGGAAAAATGCAAAATGGGACACCCTGAATTAAGACCGTGGAACGCTTACaatctcaagaaatactacaGTTAACTTCGACGTCCCATCTCCAATCAAACATCGAACTGGGAGCCACCAACgacataaataaaaaacaacttTCAGAACTACGAATCGGCTTGATCCCACGAaaaagggtacgtaggcagctcaaCATTGAGCGCAGCCCAAACAACCAAACAATCTCCTAACACAACATTGTTCCGTCACAAGAACGCTAACAAAGCAAATTCCTGATCAGTTTCCGCTTCACTAATATCTAGAAAGATACAAAACACAGgctcaaacaaaaagaaaaaacatgtgGTTAAAGGTATCATTCGTTAATCcattgaaaacatataaaatgttCTTCAACAACAActaacacaaacataaaaaaagaagcaaactacaataataaacaacaaagtctttaacaataaaataacacaaaagaCACCGATCAGATCGACGTCGCTCAATTTCCAGAACGTCCTTGATTGATTGAATCCTCGGAAACCTGAGGAAGATCGAGATACCTAAGGGAATCATCCGATACTACGGCCAGGCCGTAATCAATCTCCATCGACATCTCCATACCTTTAAGGCGCACCACCTCCACCTCAAGCTCGAAGCCGCCTTCCCCATACTCAGTTAAAGCTTCGATCTTGGCACGAACCTCCTGCAGCCGGATCTCCGCCGCACTCTCCTCCTTCCTCTTACAAAGAGTATCTCTCGCCTTATCCAGGGCCGCGTCGTACCCCTTAGCAATTAACCGACAGGCATCTCGTCGCTCCTTTCGAGCTGCTCTCTCCCGACCCTCAGTTTCTCGTTTGAACTTCTCCTTCAGTGAGTCTAGATCTCCCATAATTGCGACCTTCTCCGCTTCGCTAGCCGCCAACGCCACCTTCAGGTCTTCAACCTCCTTCGCTCGTTGTTGCTCGCTCGCCTGTGATGCACTTAGCTTGGATCGCAACTGCTGAATCATAGTAAGCTGGGCTTCGAGCTCTTCCCAACTCGGAAAATTCGCCAGCCGTGTCTCCATCAAAGCAGCATACTCATTTCTGGCCTCCGTAGCCTAAAAAGAATAGAAAAGAAGGGGAGATTAAAACAACGATCCCGATATCCTAAAGATCTTTGCAAACACCTTACCTTAGCATTCGAAACAGCCATCTGAACGTAGGCCTCGCGACCTCGCATCTGCTCCAGAGTAGGAAGCTCGCATCTGGAAGTCCTTATTTTATGCCAGCATCCAAATCAACCGGGACATGAGACGCCGATTGGTCCCATGAATCAGAGCAACAACCGACACCGGCGTAGCCTGAAGATCTCGACCTGAATATCCGTCTTTCCGGGGTTCTCCGAGTCGCTTCAAAGGTTCAACATCCGAGGAAGCATCAGAAGGGCCCGCTGAAACCTCTGTTCTCTTCACCCCTAAAAGAAATCAAGCAACAATTGTGCGTCAAATCCACAAAACCATTATAGTAGACAAGTAAAACGATTTACCTTTCCCTTTGCGATCTTGTTGGGGATGAACTGGTTCCGCAAGCGCGATAGGAGCAGCACGGTTTAGACTCTGAGGCAGAGCGTAAGCATTTCGAATCCGC is part of the Raphanus sativus cultivar WK10039 chromosome 5, ASM80110v3, whole genome shotgun sequence genome and harbors:
- the LOC108805107 gene encoding serine/threonine-protein kinase RIPK — its product is MAVKKKISWRSLVASCLGDPDITMDPPQKPKRKDEVIKKQSSFQRLSVLDLSNPSSNTLSEDLSISLAGSDLHKFTLGELKVITQCFSSTNFLGEGGFGPVHKGFVDDKLRPGLKAQPVAVKLLDLEGLQGHREWLTEVMFLGQLKHKNLVKLIGYCCEEEHRTLVYEFMPRGSLENQLFRRYSASLPWSTRMKIAHGAATGLQFLHEAKNPVIYRDFKASNILLDSDYTAKLSDFGLAKDGPEGDDTHVSTRVMGTQGYAAPEYIMTGHLTARSDVYSFGVVLLELLTGRRSVDKKRSSREQNLVDWARPMLKDARKLDRIMDPRLEGQYSEAGAKKAAALAYLCLSHRPKNRPCMSTVVSILNDLKDYNDIPMGTFTYTVPNTPEKSVSDNREDEGRVRESNKPRKSHHHRENNHHHRLSPTANSPRTKSPTPKSPGGGNHRTTLRNGLNSPMRSEAGGERY